The following coding sequences lie in one Deltaproteobacteria bacterium HGW-Deltaproteobacteria-18 genomic window:
- a CDS encoding nucleotide sugar dehydrogenase: MITFEDIASGTSEVAVVGLGYVGLPLAVALGDHFKVVGFDISRPRIEELQSGRDSTREVEPDRLARARVEYTDDPTRLAGAGVIVVAVPTPIDGNRKPDLRPVVGATVTVGAHMSKGCIVVYESTVYPGLTEEICVPLLEEKSGLTCGRDFTVGYSPERINPGDKVHTLESIVKVVAGQDQPTADLLARFYASVVKAGVHRASTIKVAEAAKVIENTQRDLNIALMNELALIFDRMDIDTKEVLEAAGTKWNFLPFRPGLVGGHCIGVDPYYLTFKAESIGFHPQVILAGRRINDGMGKFIAEKTIKAMIDAGCLIKGARVGLLGLTFKEDVPDLRNSRVEDIIHELSDYQVDVLVHDPLADMHEAKVEYGVDLLPLAELRQLDALILAVSHGEFAQLDASRIAAMFKDPASGIVIDVKGFLDRDALSREFKYWRL, translated from the coding sequence ATGATCACGTTCGAAGATATCGCATCCGGCACGTCGGAAGTTGCAGTGGTGGGACTGGGCTATGTCGGCCTGCCCCTGGCCGTGGCCCTTGGCGACCACTTCAAAGTCGTCGGCTTTGATATTTCACGTCCCCGCATCGAAGAACTGCAGAGCGGCCGGGATTCCACGCGCGAGGTGGAACCCGACAGGCTGGCCCGTGCCCGGGTTGAATACACCGACGATCCCACGCGGCTCGCCGGGGCCGGAGTCATCGTCGTGGCCGTGCCCACCCCCATCGACGGCAACCGCAAACCGGACCTGCGACCCGTGGTCGGAGCCACCGTCACTGTTGGCGCGCACATGAGCAAAGGATGCATCGTCGTCTATGAATCGACGGTCTACCCGGGACTGACCGAGGAAATCTGCGTGCCGCTGCTGGAAGAAAAATCAGGACTGACCTGCGGCAGGGATTTCACCGTGGGCTATTCGCCGGAACGCATCAATCCCGGCGACAAGGTCCACACCCTGGAGAGCATCGTCAAGGTGGTCGCAGGCCAGGATCAACCCACTGCGGACCTGCTTGCCCGCTTCTACGCTTCGGTCGTCAAGGCCGGAGTGCACCGGGCTTCGACCATCAAGGTCGCAGAGGCCGCCAAGGTCATCGAAAACACCCAGCGCGATCTGAACATCGCCCTCATGAACGAACTGGCGCTCATTTTCGACCGCATGGACATCGACACAAAAGAAGTGCTTGAAGCCGCTGGCACCAAATGGAACTTCCTGCCCTTTCGGCCGGGTCTCGTTGGCGGACACTGCATCGGGGTGGACCCCTACTACCTGACCTTCAAGGCTGAATCCATCGGCTTCCACCCGCAGGTCATCCTCGCCGGCAGGCGCATCAACGACGGCATGGGAAAATTCATCGCCGAGAAGACCATAAAGGCCATGATCGACGCCGGATGCCTGATCAAGGGCGCACGCGTAGGCCTTCTGGGACTGACCTTCAAGGAAGATGTGCCGGATTTGCGCAATAGTCGGGTCGAGGACATCATCCACGAACTTTCTGATTACCAGGTCGATGTCCTGGTGCACGACCCGCTGGCCGACATGCATGAAGCCAAGGTGGAATACGGCGTGGACCTTTTGCCTCTGGCAGAACTGCGGCAGCTTGACGCCCTCATTCTGGCTGTCTCGCACGGCGAGTTCGCGCAGCTTGATGCGAGCCGCATCGCGGCCATGTTCAAGGACCCTGCCAGCGGAATCGTCATTGACGTCAAAGGATTTCTGGACCGGGACGCCCTGTCGCGGGAATTCAAATACTGGCGTCTCTAA
- a CDS encoding octaprenyl-diphosphate synthase, protein MNEAFAQLKATFLKELPAINAAIAQEIDALPALVRPVAAHVMDAGGKRLRPMLTLLFARALDFRGDNLQTLASSLEFLHSATLMHDDILDNAELRRGKPAAHTLFGITPTVLAGDVLLALANEIVARTDNPALTSCIAKAIMQTATGEIMEIAAIRKAHITRAEYIEIITGKTAYLIQSACEFGVIAAGGSERARTGARTFGLNLGIAFQLVDDALDYTSRADTSGKPLGGDLREGKFTLPLLLYLESLPADQREIITRELTDVNLCPARQDQIIADVAGQGFAEKTRDEAKSYLRLASQALGVLPECLEKKLLGAMIEFVLTRDK, encoded by the coding sequence ATGAACGAAGCCTTCGCCCAACTCAAAGCAACCTTCCTCAAAGAGCTGCCAGCCATCAATGCCGCCATCGCGCAGGAGATTGACGCCCTGCCCGCGCTGGTCAGACCGGTGGCCGCGCACGTCATGGACGCCGGTGGAAAGCGCCTGCGGCCCATGCTCACGCTTCTCTTTGCGCGCGCCCTGGATTTCCGGGGTGATAACCTGCAAACCTTGGCCAGCTCCCTGGAATTTCTGCATTCGGCCACCCTCATGCACGACGACATCCTGGACAACGCCGAACTGCGCAGGGGCAAACCGGCCGCCCACACCCTTTTCGGCATCACCCCCACGGTGCTGGCCGGAGACGTGCTTCTGGCGCTGGCCAACGAAATCGTGGCCCGTACGGACAATCCAGCCCTGACCTCATGCATCGCCAAGGCCATAATGCAGACGGCCACGGGCGAAATCATGGAGATCGCCGCCATCCGCAAGGCGCACATCACCCGGGCCGAGTACATCGAGATCATCACCGGCAAGACGGCCTACCTGATCCAGTCGGCCTGCGAATTCGGCGTCATCGCGGCAGGGGGCTCCGAACGGGCTCGCACCGGCGCCAGGACCTTCGGTCTGAATCTTGGAATCGCCTTTCAGCTGGTGGACGATGCCCTGGACTATACGTCACGGGCCGACACCTCGGGCAAACCCCTGGGCGGAGATCTGCGCGAAGGCAAATTCACCCTGCCCCTGCTCTTGTACCTTGAATCCCTGCCAGCGGACCAGCGCGAAATCATCACCCGGGAGCTCACGGACGTGAACCTGTGCCCTGCCAGGCAAGACCAGATCATCGCCGATGTCGCGGGACAGGGCTTTGCCGAAAAGACCCGGGACGAAGCCAAATCCTATTTGAGACTAGCCAGTCAGGCTCTTGGCGTGCTACCCGAATGCCTGGAGAAAAAACTGCTCGGAGCCATGATCGAATTCGTGCTGACAAGAGATAAATAA
- a CDS encoding ubiquinone biosynthesis methyltransferase UbiE produces the protein MNPNEHGKRVSSLFDNIATWYDFLNHFLSLGQDIYWRYRLVRTLRTGSTGAVLDLAAGTLDVSREILRRHPAIKVLSMDFSRAMLCSGKKKVVNQPLIFPVQADGRALPLPDGCVDAVTIAFGIRNILPRTEAYSEILRVLAPGGRLCILEFGTGQARIWQGAYNFYLGKVLPRIGRFFSKNPEAYQYLADTILAFPNASALAGELRDAGFDQVGYQALSSGIVYIHVAQKPS, from the coding sequence TTGAATCCGAATGAGCACGGAAAGCGGGTCTCCAGCCTTTTCGACAACATCGCGACCTGGTACGATTTTCTCAATCATTTCTTGAGCCTGGGCCAGGATATCTACTGGCGCTATCGCTTGGTGCGCACGCTGCGGACCGGATCCACGGGTGCGGTGCTCGACCTTGCGGCCGGGACCCTGGACGTAAGCCGGGAAATTCTGCGTCGCCATCCCGCCATCAAGGTGCTGAGCATGGATTTTTCTCGTGCCATGCTCTGCAGCGGCAAGAAAAAGGTCGTTAACCAGCCCCTGATTTTTCCGGTCCAGGCCGACGGCCGCGCCCTGCCTTTGCCTGACGGATGCGTCGACGCCGTGACCATAGCCTTCGGCATCCGCAACATCCTTCCCCGAACCGAAGCCTACAGCGAAATCCTGCGGGTCCTGGCACCCGGTGGAAGGCTGTGCATTCTTGAGTTCGGCACGGGCCAGGCCAGGATTTGGCAGGGAGCATACAATTTCTATCTCGGCAAGGTCCTGCCCCGGATCGGTCGATTTTTCTCCAAAAATCCAGAAGCTTATCAGTATCTTGCGGACACGATCCTGGCCTTCCCCAACGCATCGGCCCTGGCCGGGGAGTTGCGGGACGCAGGTTTCGACCAGGTTGGCTATCAGGCTTTGAGCTCGGGAATCGTGTATATCCATGTGGCCCAAAAACCGTCCTGA
- a CDS encoding phosphoribosylformylglycinamidine synthase, translated as MPIRVEVALRKAVTDTQGNKTAHKIKSELGLTVDQVRIIRIYTVDGLSPAQVDQAIEAGALHDPVLHTAQTAPAATDFDWLIEVGFRPGVTDNEGRTARETLRTVLGDRNADIAVYTSTQYLICGDLNRAQVEHIARDLLANELIQRFEIADKDTWTASPGFQARTAAVTGEASSTVDIVDLSSLDDDALLRLSRENILALNLEEMRCIRDYYASPAVVSHRKAKGLPAAPTDAELECLAQTWSEHCKHKIFSSRISYENLENGTKAEINSLYKTFIQGSTKQLRQRMGKDDFCLSVFKDNAGVIRFSEDINVCIKVETHNSPSALDPYGGALTGIVGVNRDPMGTGMGANLLCNTNVFCFASPFHDEELPPRLLHPRRVFEGVREGVEHGGNKSGIPTVNGAIVFHERFLGKPLVFCGTVGTMPATVAGHPSYEKKALPGDRIIMTGGRIGKDGIHGATFSSEELHEGSPATAVQIGDPITQRRMYDFLMRARDLGLYNAITDNGAGGLSSSVGEMAQDCGGCDMDLAKAPLKYDGLRPWEILVSEAQERMTLAVPPSKLQAFMELAEEMNVEASDLGCFTDSGYLHVRYNDKIVADLDMQFLHDGCPQMQLRAAWTQPQVCCGCETPQPMVTDHQDFLQSMLGRLNICSREYVIRQYDHEVQGGSVIKPLVGARNDGPADAAVIRPQLGSDKALVIANGICPKLSDLDAYWMMAGAIDEGVRNAVATGGDIRHMAGVDNFCWCDPVQSEKTPDGEYKLAQLVRANQALAHFCLAYGVPCISGKDSMKNDYTGGGTKISIPPTVLFSVMGVISDCNKTMTSDFKRPDENVYVLGLTKNELGGSEYADALGVCGSVPQVDAVSARIRYERMHEAITTGLLSAAHDVSDGGLAVAVAEMALAGRIGADIDTDLIPALDCPLAEQRLYSESASRFVVTVADDKRAAFEALFAGDFMAAIGKTTADEKLTLRAGSAILVNASVEDLATAWKKTLDF; from the coding sequence ATGCCGATCCGAGTCGAAGTGGCTCTGCGCAAGGCAGTTACCGATACCCAAGGCAACAAGACCGCCCACAAGATCAAAAGCGAGCTCGGCCTGACCGTCGATCAGGTCCGGATCATCCGGATCTACACCGTCGATGGACTGAGCCCAGCCCAGGTGGATCAGGCCATCGAAGCCGGAGCCCTGCACGACCCGGTCCTGCATACGGCCCAAACCGCTCCGGCGGCCACGGATTTCGACTGGCTCATCGAAGTCGGCTTCCGTCCCGGCGTGACCGACAACGAAGGCCGCACCGCCCGCGAAACCCTGCGCACCGTGCTCGGGGACCGCAACGCTGACATCGCGGTCTACACCTCCACCCAGTATCTGATCTGCGGCGATCTGAACCGGGCCCAGGTGGAACACATCGCAAGGGACCTGCTGGCAAACGAACTGATCCAGCGCTTCGAAATCGCGGACAAGGACACCTGGACCGCAAGTCCCGGTTTTCAGGCCCGCACTGCAGCGGTCACGGGCGAAGCCTCGAGCACCGTCGATATCGTGGATCTGAGCAGCCTGGATGACGACGCCCTTCTTCGCCTCAGCCGCGAAAACATCCTGGCGCTGAACCTGGAGGAGATGCGCTGCATCCGCGACTACTATGCAAGCCCCGCGGTCGTCTCCCACCGCAAGGCCAAAGGCCTGCCCGCAGCGCCCACGGACGCGGAACTCGAATGCCTGGCCCAGACCTGGTCCGAGCACTGCAAGCACAAGATCTTCAGTTCCCGCATCAGCTACGAAAACCTTGAAAACGGCACCAAGGCTGAAATCAACAGCCTCTACAAAACATTCATTCAGGGAAGCACCAAGCAGCTTCGCCAGCGCATGGGCAAGGACGACTTCTGCTTGTCCGTGTTCAAGGACAACGCCGGCGTGATCCGCTTCAGCGAAGACATAAACGTCTGCATCAAGGTCGAAACCCACAACAGCCCCTCGGCCCTGGACCCATACGGCGGAGCCCTGACCGGCATTGTCGGCGTGAACCGCGACCCCATGGGCACAGGCATGGGCGCGAACCTGTTGTGCAACACAAACGTCTTCTGCTTCGCTTCGCCCTTTCATGACGAAGAACTGCCGCCCCGACTGCTGCATCCCCGCCGCGTCTTCGAGGGCGTGCGGGAAGGCGTCGAGCACGGCGGCAACAAGTCCGGCATTCCCACGGTCAACGGGGCCATCGTCTTTCACGAACGGTTCCTCGGCAAGCCGCTGGTCTTCTGCGGTACCGTCGGCACCATGCCCGCCACCGTGGCCGGACATCCCAGCTACGAAAAGAAGGCCCTGCCCGGCGACCGCATCATCATGACCGGCGGGCGCATCGGCAAGGACGGCATCCACGGCGCGACCTTCTCCTCCGAAGAGCTGCACGAGGGCTCTCCGGCCACGGCCGTACAGATAGGCGACCCCATCACCCAGCGCCGCATGTACGATTTTTTGATGCGCGCCCGCGATCTGGGCCTCTACAATGCCATCACCGACAACGGCGCGGGCGGGCTGAGCTCCTCGGTGGGCGAAATGGCCCAGGACTGCGGCGGCTGCGACATGGACCTGGCCAAGGCGCCACTCAAGTACGACGGCCTGCGGCCTTGGGAAATCCTGGTCTCCGAAGCCCAGGAGCGCATGACTCTGGCCGTGCCCCCATCCAAACTGCAGGCCTTCATGGAACTGGCGGAGGAAATGAACGTCGAGGCTTCGGATCTGGGCTGCTTCACGGACTCGGGCTACCTGCACGTGCGCTACAACGACAAAATCGTGGCCGATCTCGACATGCAATTCCTGCATGACGGCTGTCCGCAAATGCAGCTCCGCGCCGCCTGGACACAGCCGCAGGTCTGCTGTGGCTGCGAAACGCCGCAGCCCATGGTAACTGATCATCAGGACTTTCTGCAGTCCATGCTCGGCCGCCTGAATATCTGCTCCCGCGAGTATGTCATCCGTCAGTACGACCACGAGGTTCAGGGCGGAAGCGTGATCAAGCCCCTCGTCGGAGCCAGGAACGACGGTCCCGCCGACGCCGCCGTGATTCGCCCCCAACTTGGCAGCGACAAGGCCCTGGTCATAGCAAACGGCATCTGCCCGAAACTGAGTGATCTGGATGCCTACTGGATGATGGCGGGCGCCATCGACGAAGGCGTTCGCAACGCCGTGGCCACCGGCGGAGACATTCGCCACATGGCCGGCGTGGACAACTTCTGCTGGTGCGACCCGGTCCAGTCCGAAAAAACCCCGGACGGCGAATACAAGCTGGCCCAGCTGGTCCGCGCGAATCAGGCCCTGGCCCACTTCTGCCTCGCCTACGGAGTGCCCTGCATCTCAGGCAAGGACTCGATGAAGAACGACTACACCGGCGGCGGAACCAAGATCTCCATCCCGCCCACGGTCCTCTTCTCAGTCATGGGCGTGATAAGTGACTGCAACAAGACCATGACCTCCGACTTCAAGCGGCCGGACGAAAACGTCTACGTGCTGGGCCTGACCAAAAACGAACTGGGCGGCTCTGAATATGCCGACGCCCTGGGCGTGTGCGGATCGGTTCCGCAGGTCGACGCGGTTTCCGCCCGCATCCGCTACGAGCGCATGCACGAAGCCATCACCACCGGCCTTTTGAGCGCGGCCCATGACGTCTCCGACGGCGGTCTGGCCGTTGCAGTAGCCGAAATGGCCCTGGCCGGACGCATCGGCGCGGATATCGACACGGACCTGATCCCGGCCCTGGACTGCCCGCTGGCCGAACAGCGCCTCTACAGCGAATCGGCCAGCCGCTTCGTGGTCACCGTGGCCGATGACAAACGCGCCGCCTTCGAAGCCCTCTTCGCCGGAGACTTCATGGCCGCCATCGGCAAGACCACCGCCGACGAAAAATTGACCCTGCGCGCAGGAAGCGCAATCCTGGTCAACGCTTCGGTGGAAGACCTGGCCACAGCCTGGAAAAAGACGCTGGATTTTTAA
- the mqnB gene encoding futalosine hydrolase: MILLACATLMECRNTLNLPASSPAETLEPVNIRGHDLLPCPVGIGPVAAALSVGAMLERHPEVTGILNLGICGSFDMARAPLGSTCVANAEIWPEYGVHHFIQEEEDVFGHQMFADLPLDPVNRLDLDPSAQAAAMGMTLHPKWIIGTSLTVAGVSGDQQRAALLQDRHDGLTENMEGFSLALAARRRGIGFLEIRTVSNPVGARDKRLWNFRLALRALQDILPVLTGASA, encoded by the coding sequence ATGATTCTCCTGGCCTGCGCAACCCTGATGGAATGCCGAAACACCTTGAACCTGCCGGCATCTTCTCCGGCGGAGACTCTTGAACCCGTAAACATCCGGGGCCACGACCTTCTGCCGTGTCCGGTAGGGATCGGGCCAGTGGCTGCCGCCCTTAGCGTGGGAGCAATGCTTGAGCGACATCCCGAGGTGACCGGCATTTTGAATCTTGGCATTTGCGGCAGCTTCGACATGGCTCGCGCGCCCCTGGGGTCGACCTGCGTCGCCAACGCCGAAATCTGGCCGGAGTACGGAGTGCATCATTTTATACAGGAGGAAGAGGATGTCTTTGGGCACCAGATGTTCGCGGACCTCCCCCTTGATCCTGTCAACCGGCTCGATCTTGATCCGTCCGCGCAAGCAGCGGCCATGGGCATGACCCTTCATCCAAAATGGATCATCGGCACAAGCCTGACCGTGGCCGGGGTGAGCGGGGACCAGCAGCGCGCGGCATTGCTCCAAGACCGCCATGACGGCCTCACGGAAAACATGGAAGGGTTCAGCCTGGCGCTGGCGGCCAGGCGACGGGGCATCGGATTCCTGGAGATCCGCACCGTGTCAAACCCTGTCGGTGCCCGCGACAAGCGCCTCTGGAACTTCCGGCTGGCCTTGCGCGCCCTGCAGGACATTCTCCCCGTTCTCACCGGAGCTTCTGCATGA